A window of the Pantoea trifolii genome harbors these coding sequences:
- a CDS encoding MFS transporter: protein MTANNLVNVKAWIDARPVSSFQWRVLVLCLIIIMFDGYDAAVMGFIAPALIEHWGISRSAMGPILGAAMFGVALGALIAGPMSDRYGRKRVILMSVLIFSAFSLACAYATSPTQMALLRFIAGLGLGAVMPNCVTLLSEYMPERRKGIMITLMFSGFNIGSGLGGFIAAGLLAHYQWPAVLIFGGALPLMMLPVIAWLLPESALNLVVRKAPREQIAALLNRMGGNFTDESAFILNSPSIKRNSTIAELFRHGFARGTIILWLTYFMGLFVIYLLNGWLPTIMRSGGISLEQAAIIAGLFQLGGPVGGIIVGTLMDKLRAKWVIGVVYLIGCVCLITQGIFGLSGVALGVIIFITGMCINGAQNGLQVYSPAYYPTEIRATGVSWMHGIGRIGAILSSSLGGLLMGAFPGQSAIFFILALPALLAAISIVFHRNIQLSMKVKGAGLGEIPALSQTLNNR from the coding sequence ATGACAGCAAATAACCTTGTCAATGTGAAAGCGTGGATTGATGCGCGGCCCGTCTCGTCCTTTCAGTGGCGCGTACTGGTGCTGTGCCTGATTATCATTATGTTTGACGGCTATGACGCTGCCGTAATGGGCTTTATTGCCCCGGCGCTGATTGAACACTGGGGTATCAGCCGCTCAGCAATGGGGCCGATTCTAGGTGCGGCAATGTTTGGCGTGGCTCTGGGTGCACTGATTGCCGGGCCAATGTCCGATCGCTATGGCCGTAAGCGGGTCATTTTAATGTCGGTGCTGATCTTCTCCGCTTTCAGCCTGGCCTGTGCGTATGCCACTTCGCCCACACAAATGGCCCTGTTGCGCTTTATTGCCGGATTAGGATTAGGCGCAGTGATGCCGAATTGCGTTACTCTATTGTCAGAGTACATGCCCGAGCGTCGTAAAGGGATCATGATCACGTTGATGTTCAGCGGTTTTAACATTGGTTCTGGGCTGGGTGGATTTATCGCCGCCGGGCTACTGGCTCATTATCAGTGGCCTGCCGTGCTGATTTTCGGTGGTGCGCTGCCGCTGATGATGCTGCCGGTTATTGCCTGGCTGTTACCGGAATCGGCGCTAAATCTGGTGGTACGCAAGGCACCGCGTGAGCAAATTGCCGCGCTGCTGAACCGAATGGGCGGAAATTTCACTGATGAGAGTGCCTTTATCCTTAACTCTCCCAGCATTAAGCGCAACAGCACCATTGCAGAGTTGTTTCGTCACGGCTTTGCACGCGGCACCATCATTCTCTGGCTGACCTATTTTATGGGGCTGTTCGTCATTTATCTGCTGAATGGCTGGCTGCCAACCATCATGCGTTCCGGCGGTATTTCACTGGAGCAAGCCGCCATTATTGCCGGTTTGTTCCAGCTTGGTGGTCCGGTGGGAGGCATCATTGTTGGTACGCTGATGGATAAACTGCGCGCGAAATGGGTTATTGGCGTGGTGTATTTAATCGGCTGTGTATGTCTGATTACGCAAGGCATATTTGGGCTGAGTGGCGTGGCGCTGGGTGTGATTATTTTTATCACCGGCATGTGCATTAACGGCGCGCAAAATGGGCTGCAGGTTTACTCGCCTGCATACTACCCAACCGAGATCCGCGCGACGGGCGTAAGCTGGATGCACGGTATTGGTCGTATTGGCGCAATCCTCAGCTCATCACTGGGTGGTCTGTTGATGGGGGCTTTCCCGGGCCAGTCAGCCATCTTTTTTATTCTTGCCCTGCCCGCGCTGCTTGCCGCGATCAGCATCGTTTTTCATCGCAATATTCAACTATCCATGAAGGTAAAAGGCGCAGGGCTTGGTGAAATTCCGGCACTGTCGCAAACGTTGAATAACCGATAA
- a CDS encoding LysR family transcriptional regulator: MKSLKVWVSNLDIKQLEYFICVSELGSFTRASITLGVAQPALSRQIRQLEVELGQSLLIRNGRGVYCTEGGTMLLEHARGILHQVDRARSDLEHLRGTRHESIAVGLPPTLARFLTLPLVTTFNSSMNGATISVSEGLSNQIQELLIKGRLDIAVLYHNQPSPDIDAVQFHEEELFLIERVNPSAKEVVTLAELATIPLVMPSRQHAFRQLLEEAMGAHKLSPHYAVDIDGVSTILELVRHGLGNAILPKNAIVNFAQSNDVQLRRIGEKGLFARLSLATSTRRPHTMLQKSTIELIKELIISS; encoded by the coding sequence ATGAAATCATTAAAAGTGTGGGTATCTAATTTGGACATTAAGCAGCTTGAATACTTCATATGTGTGTCTGAGTTAGGTAGTTTTACGCGCGCTTCAATTACGCTTGGTGTGGCACAACCCGCCTTGAGCCGCCAGATTCGCCAGTTAGAGGTTGAGCTGGGGCAGAGCCTACTAATACGCAATGGTCGAGGCGTATATTGTACCGAAGGTGGAACGATGCTGCTTGAGCATGCTCGGGGGATTCTGCATCAGGTTGACCGTGCTCGCAGTGATCTTGAACATCTGCGGGGTACAAGGCATGAAAGTATTGCTGTAGGGTTACCCCCTACCTTAGCGCGATTTCTCACACTACCACTGGTTACCACCTTCAATTCCTCCATGAACGGCGCCACGATTTCGGTTTCAGAAGGTCTCAGTAATCAAATTCAAGAGCTACTCATCAAGGGCCGACTGGATATTGCCGTTTTGTATCATAATCAGCCATCACCCGATATTGATGCTGTGCAGTTTCATGAAGAAGAATTGTTTCTGATTGAGCGGGTTAATCCTTCAGCAAAGGAAGTGGTAACATTAGCAGAACTTGCAACAATTCCATTAGTCATGCCCAGCCGGCAACATGCTTTCCGCCAGCTTCTGGAAGAAGCGATGGGCGCGCACAAACTCTCTCCTCATTATGCGGTAGATATTGATGGTGTTAGCACCATTCTGGAACTTGTCAGGCATGGTTTGGGCAATGCAATTCTTCCAAAAAATGCCATCGTTAATTTTGCACAATCAAATGATGTGCAATTAAGACGAATTGGTGAGAAGGGTTTGTTTGCAAGGCTTTCACTGGCGACTAGCACGCGTCGTCCGCACACCATGTTGCAAAAATCGACTATTGAATTAATTAAAGAACTGATAATTTCTTCGTGA
- a CDS encoding DUF1214 domain-containing protein has product MRQGWSYVKGLDDFGYNYPLRSLVSGPYLGGQGEKEAVYPIRYNDSKGETLDGANSYTLTLDSEPPVNAFWSITMYDADSKMLVDNALNRYKIGSDTKGLVKGKDGTLKLIISHAKPSDADANWLPAPEHNFYLMFRLYQPKDSVMNGSWKLPQVVSK; this is encoded by the coding sequence GTGCGGCAGGGCTGGAGCTATGTTAAAGGGCTGGATGATTTTGGCTATAACTACCCTCTCCGATCGCTGGTTTCGGGCCCATATCTGGGAGGCCAGGGCGAGAAAGAAGCCGTATATCCGATTCGCTACAATGACAGCAAAGGGGAAACGCTGGACGGAGCCAACAGCTATACGCTGACGCTCGATTCAGAACCGCCGGTTAACGCTTTCTGGTCCATCACCATGTACGATGCTGACAGCAAAATGCTGGTTGATAACGCGCTGAACCGCTACAAGATTGGCTCTGATACTAAAGGCCTTGTTAAGGGTAAAGATGGCACCCTGAAGTTGATAATCTCGCATGCAAAACCCTCTGATGCCGATGCCAACTGGTTGCCTGCTCCTGAGCATAATTTTTATCTGATGTTCAGGCTCTACCAGCCTAAAGATTCGGTGATGAACGGAAGCTGGAAATTACCTCAGGTGGTGAGTAAGTGA
- a CDS encoding LysR family transcriptional regulator yields MLENLKLFLMIVEKGTLSAAGRELGLSPASVSERLMALESYYKATFLTRTTRSLSLTEEGRIFAIGARRLLAEADELESRIKSGTQIISGPIKITAPVDLGQTRIVPILDRFLASHPDVTIDLNLTDSFVDLVSQGVDFAIRYGIFSNTTLKAKPIGENRRLICGSPDYLNRKGIPLHPDDLLNHECIMMRFTQGIERIWSFQNHGAPYAISVNGQRTTNNGQLIKQWALQGHGLCKKSIWDVEADLACGRLVEVLAAYALSPTALHFVYSPAPVQPRRVTKLIDVIAHELAKSYANS; encoded by the coding sequence ATGCTAGAAAATTTGAAGTTGTTCCTCATGATTGTAGAAAAGGGCACCCTGTCAGCGGCTGGACGTGAGCTTGGGCTTTCTCCGGCCTCGGTGTCTGAGCGTCTGATGGCGTTGGAATCTTATTACAAGGCGACATTTCTGACGCGAACCACTCGCTCGTTAAGCCTTACAGAAGAAGGACGCATTTTCGCAATTGGAGCACGTCGGCTACTGGCCGAGGCCGATGAACTTGAAAGCCGCATCAAATCTGGAACACAAATAATATCGGGCCCAATCAAGATCACCGCGCCTGTCGATTTAGGGCAGACTCGTATTGTGCCGATTCTCGATCGGTTCCTTGCAAGTCATCCGGATGTCACCATTGATCTCAACCTGACTGACAGTTTTGTTGATCTGGTAAGCCAGGGAGTCGATTTCGCCATACGTTATGGAATATTTTCTAACACCACACTCAAGGCCAAACCGATTGGGGAAAATCGTCGTTTGATTTGTGGATCCCCCGATTATTTGAACCGTAAAGGCATTCCATTACACCCCGATGATCTTTTAAATCACGAATGCATCATGATGCGCTTTACGCAGGGAATCGAGCGTATTTGGTCATTTCAAAACCATGGAGCACCCTATGCCATCTCAGTTAACGGACAGCGGACAACCAACAATGGCCAGTTAATCAAACAGTGGGCATTGCAGGGACATGGGCTGTGTAAAAAGTCCATCTGGGATGTTGAGGCTGACCTTGCTTGTGGCAGGCTTGTCGAAGTTTTGGCTGCCTATGCCCTTTCACCAACTGCATTGCATTTCGTTTACTCGCCAGCTCCCGTTCAGCCTCGTCGGGTAACAAAGCTGATCGATGTTATCGCGCATGAATTAGCGAAATCCTATGCAAATAGCTGA
- the dctA gene encoding C4-dicarboxylate transporter DctA, whose protein sequence is MNNIKKPFYRTIYFEVFIGILLGVILGHFWPAIAVKMAPLGDAFIKLIKMMIAVVIFCSIVTGIAGMQDMKKVGRVGGKALLYFEVISTLSLIIGLFGGHLLNPGEGFNVNPDSLDSSQIQGYLDKGEHLDLSSFFMHIIPDTVVSAFVGGNILSVLFLAVLFGWALSAIGDAGRPVFNIIDAFSQVFFKIVNMITRFSSIGAFGAIAFTVGQYGAGSLGPLAKLVGGFYLVCIFFVLVVLGLVCRLFNVSILKFLNYIKDELLVVLGTSSTEVVLPQMLMKMEKLGCSKTIVGLVIPTGYSFNLDGTNLYLTMAVVFISQAMNIDLSLTDQLIIIGVGMLTSKGAAGVAGAAFIMLTSTLLVVPIVPVQGMVLILGIHRFMGTGLAMTNLVGNGVACMVVSAWEKELDYKKLNNEIKNVKQELA, encoded by the coding sequence ATGAATAACATTAAAAAACCGTTTTACAGAACGATCTATTTCGAGGTTTTTATAGGTATTCTGCTCGGAGTGATTTTAGGACATTTTTGGCCAGCGATTGCTGTAAAAATGGCCCCTTTGGGTGATGCATTCATTAAACTTATAAAAATGATGATCGCCGTTGTAATATTTTGTTCGATTGTCACTGGCATTGCCGGAATGCAAGATATGAAGAAAGTAGGGCGCGTTGGCGGCAAAGCGCTTCTCTATTTTGAGGTTATATCAACGCTTTCCCTTATTATAGGTTTGTTTGGAGGTCATCTCTTAAACCCCGGAGAAGGATTCAACGTTAACCCCGACAGTCTGGATTCCTCACAAATACAGGGGTATCTTGACAAAGGCGAACATCTCGATCTTAGTAGTTTTTTTATGCATATTATTCCTGACACAGTCGTCAGTGCATTTGTCGGTGGGAATATATTGAGTGTTCTATTTCTGGCTGTTCTCTTTGGCTGGGCTCTGAGTGCTATTGGAGACGCTGGTCGCCCTGTATTCAACATCATTGATGCATTCTCACAGGTCTTTTTCAAAATTGTCAACATGATCACACGATTTTCTTCAATTGGGGCATTCGGCGCAATTGCCTTCACGGTTGGACAATATGGTGCTGGATCGCTTGGACCATTAGCTAAGTTAGTGGGTGGTTTTTATCTGGTTTGTATATTCTTTGTATTAGTTGTGCTTGGCTTGGTTTGCCGACTATTCAACGTCAGTATTCTAAAGTTTCTTAATTATATCAAAGATGAGTTACTTGTAGTACTTGGCACCAGTTCGACTGAAGTCGTGCTGCCACAAATGCTTATGAAAATGGAGAAACTGGGTTGCTCAAAAACAATTGTTGGTCTGGTGATACCCACGGGTTACTCATTTAATCTTGATGGCACCAATCTTTATCTCACCATGGCAGTAGTATTTATATCTCAGGCAATGAATATTGATTTAAGTCTGACCGACCAGCTTATTATCATTGGTGTTGGTATGCTGACTTCCAAAGGTGCTGCAGGTGTAGCTGGGGCGGCATTTATCATGCTAACCAGTACCTTGCTGGTTGTGCCCATTGTTCCGGTTCAGGGCATGGTATTAATCTTGGGCATTCACAGATTTATGGGCACTGGCCTTGCTATGACGAATTTAGTCGGTAATGGCGTCGCCTGTATGGTGGTTTCAGCGTGGGAAAAAGAACTTGATTATAAAAAATTAAACAATGAAATAAAAAATGTTAAGCAAGAGTTGGCATGA
- a CDS encoding carbohydrate porin has protein sequence MTPIFNYKKILIAIILIPTYSNAEDWLASNGKYLTGDWQGYRTEFSQMGYDFSVDYSSIVTSNISGGYDRDKTARYSDQYTFGAKLDLKKIAGISDAQFVVSINDRNGRDITVDRIQDSRAPVIGSGAQSNYGRGQIWHIGQLWYQQKIFNNFMDFKIGRMAIGEDFDNNGCFFQNLSLCGSLAGHGSGVWYNTPVSQYGTRIKINFDKSNYAQFGAFLYNPSYLTREGSFKMNLSGRTGNMYVAELGHLISLGDKKLPGSLKLGGWYNTVNAADVLNDSEGHVYIVSKNPEKIHDGRYGGYFYLMQQVSDVGNDISRGLTLFIHFSANDKYTSTMDYQAQVGAVYKGLFASRPRDYISFGLNKMHVNQRLAQRADIANNLKGLNGYDNPSYQPVRSTEYSAELRYSAKITPWFSISPDIQLIANPGGVNVIKDAWVFGTQVNLSF, from the coding sequence ATGACTCCCATTTTTAACTATAAAAAAATCCTTATCGCTATTATTCTTATTCCTACATATTCAAATGCAGAAGATTGGTTAGCAAGTAATGGTAAATATCTTACTGGCGACTGGCAAGGATACAGAACCGAATTCTCCCAGATGGGCTATGATTTCTCAGTTGATTACTCATCCATAGTAACGTCGAATATTTCAGGCGGTTATGATCGTGATAAAACCGCACGTTATAGTGACCAATACACATTTGGCGCAAAGCTGGACTTAAAAAAAATAGCAGGAATAAGTGATGCTCAGTTTGTAGTGTCGATCAATGATCGCAATGGACGTGATATCACCGTTGACAGAATTCAGGACTCGCGTGCGCCGGTTATTGGTTCAGGTGCGCAAAGTAATTATGGGAGGGGGCAAATATGGCATATTGGGCAACTTTGGTATCAGCAGAAAATTTTCAATAATTTTATGGACTTTAAAATCGGCCGTATGGCTATCGGTGAAGATTTCGATAATAACGGCTGTTTTTTCCAGAATCTCTCCTTATGCGGCTCGCTTGCTGGCCATGGATCTGGTGTCTGGTATAATACTCCGGTAAGTCAGTACGGAACCCGGATCAAAATTAATTTTGATAAATCAAATTATGCACAATTTGGAGCATTCCTATATAATCCTTCATACCTTACTCGTGAAGGCAGTTTCAAAATGAACCTAAGTGGCAGGACTGGCAACATGTATGTTGCGGAGTTAGGCCATCTCATCTCCCTGGGTGATAAAAAACTGCCCGGCAGTCTTAAACTAGGCGGTTGGTATAACACGGTCAACGCTGCTGATGTTCTGAATGACAGTGAGGGTCATGTCTATATAGTTTCGAAAAATCCGGAAAAAATACATGACGGTCGTTATGGTGGCTATTTCTATCTGATGCAACAAGTTAGCGATGTAGGTAATGATATTAGTCGTGGGTTGACGCTTTTTATACATTTTTCTGCTAATGATAAATACACCTCGACCATGGATTATCAGGCTCAGGTTGGGGCAGTTTATAAAGGTCTCTTTGCTTCTCGACCGAGAGATTACATTAGCTTTGGTCTCAATAAAATGCATGTTAATCAAAGGCTGGCCCAGCGTGCCGACATTGCTAATAACCTCAAAGGGCTGAACGGTTATGATAATCCTTCCTATCAACCTGTGCGCAGTACGGAATATTCAGCTGAACTCCGCTATAGTGCTAAAATTACACCGTGGTTTTCAATCAGTCCTGACATTCAGCTTATTGCAAACCCGGGCGGTGTTAACGTAATAAAAGATGCATGGGTTTTTGGTACTCAGGTCAATCTCTCATTTTAA
- a CDS encoding MFS transporter: MTTQTTLHPDTAPEMASLKPSTVILFAFACGATTANVYYSQSIAGLIASSMHLPASLAGLIVTTTQLGYGMGLFFLVCLADLIENRRLVLMTTAGTILSLIGVAVSSGPAALVVTSFSLGVCTVGSQVLVPLAVHLSPERKRGKIIGNIMFGLVSGIMLSRPLASFLAGYWGWRSIFVFSAALMLGTFVLMMRALPQWHPQSKRNYWATLRSMLNLLITSRTLQSRAAYQGTMFGIFNMFWTAAPPMLHLRFGLAQAGIAAFALAGAAGALSAPVAGKVADRGGAKIGTGIVIGCAGIALLMSGWGHAEDSLMILVFAAIILDAATQANQVFGQRAIQSLDTGARGRLNAAYMAVIFICGAVGSALGSFTFYHGGWSAIAVVGACLAMAILLVFMTELLTNKSA, encoded by the coding sequence TTGACGACACAAACGACGCTGCACCCTGACACTGCGCCAGAAATGGCAAGCTTAAAGCCTTCCACTGTCATCCTGTTTGCTTTTGCCTGCGGAGCTACTACCGCGAATGTTTATTACTCACAATCAATCGCCGGATTGATTGCAAGTAGTATGCATCTCCCGGCGAGTCTCGCGGGGCTGATTGTCACCACCACCCAGCTTGGCTATGGCATGGGTCTGTTTTTTCTGGTTTGCCTGGCCGATTTGATTGAGAACCGTCGGTTAGTATTGATGACAACCGCGGGTACTATACTTAGCCTGATTGGCGTAGCGGTCAGTTCTGGTCCCGCAGCGTTGGTGGTCACTTCGTTTTCGCTTGGAGTTTGTACAGTAGGCAGTCAGGTCCTGGTGCCGCTTGCGGTTCATCTTTCGCCGGAGCGTAAACGTGGAAAAATTATCGGCAATATCATGTTCGGATTGGTCTCTGGCATTATGCTGTCTCGCCCCTTAGCGAGTTTTTTGGCAGGCTATTGGGGATGGCGATCCATCTTTGTCTTCTCAGCGGCTTTGATGCTCGGTACCTTCGTGCTAATGATGCGCGCGTTACCGCAATGGCATCCCCAATCGAAGCGAAATTATTGGGCTACGCTGCGGTCAATGCTTAACTTACTGATAACTTCCAGAACTCTGCAAAGCCGGGCGGCCTATCAGGGTACGATGTTCGGCATATTTAATATGTTTTGGACTGCCGCTCCTCCCATGCTACATCTGCGTTTTGGTCTCGCCCAAGCGGGAATTGCTGCCTTTGCGCTGGCGGGAGCGGCAGGGGCACTTTCAGCTCCCGTGGCAGGTAAAGTTGCAGACCGCGGGGGAGCAAAAATCGGCACCGGTATAGTGATCGGTTGCGCGGGTATTGCGCTACTGATGAGTGGCTGGGGGCACGCGGAAGATTCATTGATGATTTTGGTCTTTGCCGCGATAATTCTCGATGCCGCAACACAGGCGAATCAGGTCTTTGGCCAGCGTGCCATCCAAAGTCTGGATACCGGGGCGCGGGGAAGGCTAAATGCGGCTTATATGGCCGTGATTTTCATTTGTGGTGCAGTGGGTTCGGCGCTGGGTTCATTTACTTTTTATCATGGCGGTTGGAGTGCGATCGCTGTGGTCGGAGCATGTTTGGCAATGGCAATTCTGCTGGTCTTTATGACTGAACTGCTCACAAATAAATCTGCATAA
- the pckA gene encoding phosphoenolpyruvate carboxykinase (ATP), translating into MNIQQAVEKTLLSVGINKTAEVIYNPDYDLLVEHETSAELEGYERGVMTTSSAVAVDTGEFTGRSPKDKYIVLDDTTRDSLWWANSGTGRNDNKPLSPEVWAELKSLVASQLSGKKLYVIDAWCGASAATRLAVRFVTEVAWQAHFVKNMFITPDAEEIEQFTPDFMVMNGSKCTNANWQAQGLNSENFVAFNLSEKIQLIGGTWYGGEMKKGLFSVMNYLLPQRGIASMHCSANRGVNDDVALFFGLSGTGKTTLSTDPERQLIGDDEHGWDDEGIFNFEGGCYAKTINLSEQAEPEIYKAIRHEALLENVVVREDGSVDYADGRKTENTRVSYPLSHIDNIVHPVSRAGHPAHIIFLTADAFGVLPPVSRLNREQMQYHFLSGFTSKLAGTERGITHPTPTFSACYGAAFLLLHPTQYASVLEARMADTSAQAWLVNTGWNSKGERLSLTNTRNIISAILNGSVSNTLYKEIPVFNLSVPDNIPGVDNNLLDPRNNWDSEKEWLGAAKKLAQLFVDNFQQYSTTEAGKLLAFAGPELNEKRPKTLCPE; encoded by the coding sequence ATGAATATTCAGCAAGCTGTTGAAAAAACACTTTTATCAGTTGGGATAAATAAAACTGCAGAAGTGATTTATAACCCTGATTATGATCTCCTCGTAGAGCATGAGACTTCAGCAGAACTGGAAGGATACGAGCGTGGAGTAATGACCACTTCCAGCGCAGTTGCTGTGGACACTGGCGAATTCACTGGACGCTCGCCTAAAGATAAATATATCGTCCTGGATGATACTACCCGCGATAGCCTGTGGTGGGCTAACTCTGGAACGGGGCGTAATGACAATAAGCCGCTGTCACCTGAAGTCTGGGCAGAACTCAAATCGCTCGTCGCCTCTCAACTTTCAGGCAAAAAACTGTATGTAATTGATGCGTGGTGCGGGGCGAGTGCTGCTACGCGACTGGCTGTGCGCTTTGTTACCGAAGTTGCCTGGCAGGCCCATTTCGTAAAAAATATGTTTATTACTCCTGATGCAGAAGAAATTGAGCAGTTTACCCCCGATTTCATGGTAATGAACGGTTCCAAATGTACCAATGCAAACTGGCAGGCTCAGGGCCTCAACTCCGAAAACTTTGTCGCTTTTAACCTGTCAGAGAAGATCCAGTTAATTGGCGGCACTTGGTACGGCGGAGAAATGAAAAAAGGCCTTTTCTCCGTTATGAATTACCTTCTTCCTCAACGTGGCATTGCATCAATGCACTGTTCTGCCAACCGAGGTGTCAATGACGATGTAGCCCTTTTCTTTGGTCTGTCAGGAACGGGTAAAACGACGTTATCTACCGATCCCGAACGTCAGCTTATCGGTGATGATGAGCATGGTTGGGATGATGAGGGAATCTTCAATTTCGAAGGTGGCTGCTATGCAAAAACGATTAATTTAAGCGAGCAAGCTGAGCCTGAAATTTATAAAGCCATTCGTCACGAAGCATTACTGGAAAATGTTGTTGTAAGAGAAGACGGCAGCGTGGACTACGCTGATGGTCGTAAAACGGAAAATACGCGCGTCTCCTATCCACTTTCGCACATTGACAATATTGTCCATCCGGTTTCACGCGCAGGCCACCCGGCGCACATCATCTTTTTGACGGCTGATGCGTTCGGCGTATTACCCCCGGTATCGCGTCTGAACCGCGAGCAAATGCAGTACCATTTCCTTTCCGGCTTCACCTCAAAACTGGCGGGTACAGAAAGAGGTATTACCCATCCGACTCCAACGTTCTCAGCCTGTTATGGCGCTGCCTTTCTGCTGCTTCATCCGACACAATATGCCAGCGTGCTTGAAGCCAGAATGGCTGACACCAGCGCACAAGCTTGGCTGGTTAACACGGGCTGGAACAGCAAAGGCGAACGTTTATCTCTCACCAACACCCGCAACATTATCAGTGCCATCCTTAACGGTTCTGTCAGCAATACTCTTTATAAAGAAATTCCTGTCTTTAATCTTTCTGTACCAGACAACATACCAGGCGTTGATAATAACCTGCTCGATCCGCGAAATAACTGGGACTCGGAAAAGGAATGGCTGGGAGCAGCCAAGAAGCTGGCGCAGCTCTTTGTTGATAACTTTCAGCAATACAGCACCACAGAAGCAGGCAAACTGCTGGCTTTTGCAGGGCCTGAATTAAACGAGAAAAGACCAAAAACGCTTTGCCCGGAATGA
- a CDS encoding amidohydrolase family protein has translation MKYNKTPGWLDFHQAPSVPHFVLPEGTVDAHCHVFGPGEVFPYSSERKYTPCDASKKQLFALRDRLGVSRNVIVQATCHGDDNSALVDALKSAGELARGVATVKRNISDKELKNLHDAGVRGVRFNFLKRLVDFTPKDELLEIAHRIAPLGWHVVIYFEAADLPDLWDFFDAIPTKVVVDHMGRPDVSKPVDGEEFQLLVRMLREHENMWCKVTCPERLSLTGPAALNGELAPYKDVVPFAKYIVENFPDRVLWGTDWPHPNLKDHMPDDGLLVDFIPLIATTVALQEKLLVKNPSGLYWDK, from the coding sequence ATGAAATATAATAAAACGCCTGGCTGGCTTGATTTTCATCAGGCTCCTTCAGTACCGCACTTCGTTTTACCAGAGGGGACGGTTGATGCTCACTGCCATGTTTTTGGCCCTGGCGAAGTATTTCCCTATTCATCGGAACGTAAATACACGCCTTGTGATGCCTCAAAAAAACAACTTTTTGCTCTTCGCGACAGATTAGGCGTTTCACGAAATGTTATCGTTCAGGCAACGTGCCATGGAGATGATAACAGTGCGCTGGTGGACGCTTTAAAAAGTGCAGGTGAGCTGGCCCGCGGCGTGGCTACAGTGAAGCGAAATATCAGCGATAAAGAATTAAAAAATTTACATGACGCGGGTGTTCGTGGTGTGCGTTTTAATTTCCTCAAGCGATTGGTCGATTTTACACCCAAAGATGAACTACTTGAAATTGCTCACCGCATTGCACCTTTAGGCTGGCATGTAGTGATCTATTTTGAAGCTGCCGACCTACCTGATTTATGGGACTTCTTTGATGCAATTCCTACTAAAGTGGTTGTTGATCATATGGGGCGTCCCGATGTCTCGAAACCTGTGGATGGCGAAGAATTTCAGCTTTTAGTCAGAATGTTACGTGAGCATGAAAACATGTGGTGTAAAGTAACCTGCCCTGAGAGATTGAGCCTGACCGGACCGGCTGCGTTAAATGGAGAGCTGGCACCCTATAAAGATGTGGTGCCTTTCGCAAAGTATATTGTTGAAAATTTCCCGGACCGGGTATTGTGGGGAACTGACTGGCCGCACCCGAATCTGAAAGACCATATGCCTGATGATGGTTTACTGGTTGATTTTATCCCATTAATTGCAACTACAGTTGCACTTCAGGAAAAGTTGCTGGTAAAAAACCCCTCAGGATTATATTGGGATAAATGA